ATCTGCGAAAAATACACATCTTCTAAACCAGCATTTACTGAGATAAAACCATTTTCCGGATTGTTTTCACTTATGACATGAATTATAGGTTTTCCAAGAAATAATTTTTCTGCGATTACTTTATACTCTTTCTTATACTCTTGCAATTCATTTTTATGAATTGTCTTTTGATATATTTTGCCTTCTGTCTGGTTTATTAATTCCAGAGGATTTCCTTTAAGAAGCACTTCTCCTTTATTAATGATGGCCATGTCGGTGCACAATTCCTTTACATCATCCACGATATGTGTGGATAGTATTACCACTGTGTTTTCACTAAGCTCGCTTAAGATGTTATAAAACCGGTTTCTTTCAACAGGATCGAGTCCGGCAGTGGGCTCATCAACAATAAGCAGTTTTGGGTTATTGAGTAATGCCTGCGCGATGCCAAAACGCTGTTTCATTCCGCCTGAAAATCCGCTGAGGTTTTGGTTTTTTACTTCATATAAATTAGTCTTATGTAAAAGGGCATTCACTATTTCGCGGCGTTCTTTTTGCTTAGTAATTCCTTTTAACACCGCTAAGTGGTGCAGGAGAACTTCAGCGGAAATTTTAGGGTACAAACCAAATTGCTGGGGCAGGTATCCCAATACTTTTCTCAGTTCATGTTTCTGCGTAAGGGCATCTATATCTCCGAGTTTCA
The Flavobacterium flavigenum genome window above contains:
- a CDS encoding ABC transporter ATP-binding protein, whose translation is MNSLSISNLSKTYSNGVKALQNITLDIPVGMFGLLGPNGAGKSTLMRTIATLQEADSGSVKLGDIDALTQKHELRKVLGYLPQQFGLYPKISAEVLLHHLAVLKGITKQKERREIVNALLHKTNLYEVKNQNLSGFSGGMKQRFGIAQALLNNPKLLIVDEPTAGLDPVERNRFYNILSELSENTVVILSTHIVDDVKELCTDMAIINKGEVLLKGNPLELINQTEGKIYQKTIHKNELQEYKKEYKVIAEKLFLGKPIIHVISENNPENGFISVNAGLEDVYFSQILASSKEKL